The Oculatellaceae cyanobacterium DNA window TGTGCCTTCATCACTAACAAACCACAGCGTCGCTAGTGTACTGCGTGCGCCTGCCCTTACTGCTACTCCAGCTAGTCCTAATGCTGCCCGCTTGTCTCCGGCTGCTGTTTGACAGGCGCTCAAAACCAGTAATTCAATTGCTCCAGAGCCAGCTTGTTCTCTACTGCGTAGTAAACTATTTAACTCATTAACATTAAATGTTTCATCCCAAGTTAGCAGGAAAGTTTGATCTGCTTGGGAACTAAATTGACCATGTGTGGCTAAGTGTACTATCGAAAATCCTGATGAACTAAGCTGATTTTTGAGAGCAGTGCTAGTGAAATCCTGATTTAGTAATACTTTAGTCGGCACTTCAGAGGAAATCGTTGCTAATTCATCTGTAACGTTCGGTAATGCTGAAAACTTTTGACGCGCTTGGCTAATACCTGCGATTAAAGCTTGAAGTTTTTTTTCTTCTAACGGTTTGGGATCAAATAGTTGCAAAGATGGTGTCAGTGCGATCGCATACTTTTCTAATAAAAATTGCTTACCATCATACAAAGCTGCCATTGGTACATTAGCAAAACGACCGTCTAGCACAAATACCAATGTTTTAATCTGCCCTTTAGTCAAATCAGCTACGGCTGGTTTAACTAACCAGTCATAAATCTTGCTACCAGTAGATAAATAGGCTCTTGATGAGCGAGTGACCACAGCTTTACGCATTCTGTCAAGAGTAGTTTCCACTTCTTGGCGGGGTATCTGTGTGCTGTAGTGGAGTAAAGGTTTTCCTGGTAGGGACAGAACAACTTCTAAACTATCTTCTAAAATTATGGGATAGACAACGGCGGCACTTTTATCTACTTGATCAATTTGTACAGGTTTAGCGGTTAAACAGTTTTCTCTAAAAAAGTTAGCTAGTTCTGCTAGCTGCAAAGATTCGATCACTTTACGAGCAGCAATCAAGTTTTCCTGGCTAGGTTGAACGCCTGGTTGTGATTGCAATAGTAATCCTACAAGTTCTCGATAAACAGGTTCTACACTTTCTCGGAAAGAAAATTGCACATTTGAATTGATTGCAACTAAATCAGTGCGTAGAGACTGAAGGTTGTTGACAGCTTCGGTATAGGATGCGATCGCACCCTTGGTATCTTTTTGCGCTTTTAGTAAACGCCCTAACTGCCATTGCCAGCGATAAGCAATATCTGGAGCATTAATTGACTGTGCTTTCAGCAATGCTTGTTCAGTTAGTTTAATCGCATCGCTAAATTGTCTAGTATTTTCATATACAGTCCCTAATTGACCCAGGGCATAAGACTCTGCTCTGGGATCGTCCAAACTATTTGCTTGCTGTACTGCTGTGGCTAATAGTTGGGCAATTTCTCGGTAATTTGGTCTATTTGGAATAGTGTTTTGATCTGCTTGGAACCATGTATCAGTTGTTTGTTGCTGATTTTGCTTAGTTTGGGTAATTCTTGCTGAAGTTTGCTGATTATCAGCTAGTTTCATCAAACTTTGAGCTAAGTTAATCTTCGCATCAACAACATTACGACTAGGAGGTAACTTAGTAATTGATTGTTGGACTGAAGAAGATAATGCAGTAGCCGCAGAAATTTGTTGAGTTTGTATTAATAAGCTGAGTTGATTGAGTTGTGCTTGCAGTGGTGTAATGGAGGAGGTACTGGTGTTAATTGTTTGTTGATAGTAAGCTAATGCAGCTTGATTATCCTGTTGAGCGCGGGCAGTATTACCTAAACTAAACAAAGCTTCAGCAATATCTTCAGGCGATCTCAATCTTTCCGCTACAGCTAAACTCTGCTGTAAAATTTGTTTTGATTGGTCTAAGTTACCAACTAACCTGAAAGAGTTTCCTAAACTTCGCATTCCTGCGGCTTTAATGCGCGAGTCTGGTAATGATTGTAGGCTTTTGTTCACATCTTGCAGCGTATCTAATGCCCGTCGATAAAGTCCCAATACTAGAAATGCTTGAGATTGATTAATTTTGGCGCGAATAGTACCTAATTGATCCCCAGCTTGTTGATAAGTTTTCGCTGCTTGTACCCAAGTCGTTACAGCTTGTTCTGCTTGTCCCTTCGCTAACTGCAAACTACCTTGGTTATTCAAAGCTTGCGCTAGTACTTTCAGGTAATCGTTTTGATTAGTAGGATTACCTAATAATTTTAGGCTAGATGCGATCGCATTTTCTGCATCAGACCACTGCCCTAACTGCTGATATGCTAACGATAGATTACTTAACACCATTGCTTGGTTAAGCTGATCTCCTGCTTGTGCAAATGCACTTGCAGCTTCTTTCCAAGCATTAGCCGCCTCTAAAAATTTTCCAAATTCGTAAAAATTTCTACCCTGTTGTACTAAAGAATCAAAATTAGCACTGACATTTCCAACGTTAGTTGCAGTCGGTACTTGAGCTATAGCTGGGTGAATATTTGATAAAGTTAAACCACTTAACAGCAATCCCATTAATACCGCAGAGTAATTCATATAAAACTTTACATCCTTGAACAAACTTTTTTTCTGATCCAATTACAGGGGATAAAATCTTTGTATATATGCTTGTTGATTGGTAATCAAATTTTTAGATCTTTCGGAATTAGTTTGCCAATATTCATTTAATAACCTTTATGCCTCCCCTGCTGCCTCTGCGTGCTTCAGGGATTATAAATAATTGAAAAATACAAACCGTTTTCTTGCCATGTTCTGGGTCTAGAATCAACTTTTACCAAAGGAATGCCCCAATCCAAGCGGAGTGTTAATCTATCGCCTTGTTGCCACAATAAACCCATACCTACAGAAGCTAACGTATTAGGATCGGGGTTAGTACCTTTACTATTCCAAGCCCTAGCTAAATCAACAAATGGAGTTAGCTGTAACACACCTTGGTAACGTGGTGTATCAGAGTTTACCCTCTGAGATATTTTTAAAATTGGTATCCGTAATTCCGCAGAAGCAAAAGCACCATTATCACTCAATAATACATCTTGGCGATAACCTCGGATACTTTCTTGACCTCCTAAACCAATTTGCTCAATAGGCATTAATGCTCGATCAGCAAGTTGCAAGTCGCCACGTACTAAGAATAAGGTATCGGGAGCTAAAAGACGTACCCATTGAGCTTGTCCACGCCAACTTAAAAAGCGACTATCAGGAGCTTCTTTATTAATTGTGGCATTGAACGCACCTACGCCTAAACTAAATTGAGAACGGGCAGAAATTACTTGTGTACTACCTCGCTGTGTCCATTCTTGAAAAAATCTTACGGCTGAAACTCTTGTCCTGCCTTGTTCATCTGCTCCGGCTGACAGTGGGAAAGGTCTATCTAATAGTGATGTGTCAGTTTCTCTACGAGATCCCGTTAGTCCTAAAGCAAATTCTTCGCTGGGTGTCTGGCTTATAGGCTGGCGAAATGTGAGATCAAAATAACGAGAAGAAGCTTCAATATCTATTTCGTCAAAGGGTGGTTCAATAACATTACTAGATGTGTTGCCATAGTTGAGGCGCAAGCTGCCATTACGAGGATTTAGGGGCAGAGTGTAAGCAAAATCATAAGCATTGCTACCATCGGTATTGCTATATTCCAGGTTAATAGCATCTCCTAACCCAAGCAAGTTAGCTTCTCTAATTTGCCCACCTCGGCGAAAACTACCTACACTCGGTGAGCGACTGTTATCAAGATTAGCTTGAGTTTTGAAGGTATCCGCTTCTTGAACTTTTATTGTCAGTAAACTTGTTCCAGGGGTGGAACCTGCGGCTAGTTCCGCAGATATACTCGCAATCAGGGGATCAAGTTGCAACAACCGTAATGCTTCTAATAAGCGAGGAACGTTGAGAGCTTTTTGAGTCGCAATAGCTATACGCGATCGCACATAATTAGGCTGTAAACGCCTAGTACCTGTAATATTTATACTTTCTAAGCTACCCTCAACTACTTGGATAGTCACAACGCCTTCAGTAAGCGTTTGGGTTGGGATTAAAGCGCCAGAAGTAACATATCCTTTGTCAATATACAGTTGAGTGACTGCTGAACGAGCTTGCAGTAGTTCTGCAAAACTAATTGGGCGATTTGTAAATGGTGCGGTAACAGTTGCTAGTTCTTGTGAACTAATAACAGTGTTACCTGTGAACTCGAAGCTTTTAACTGTTAACGTACCTGGAACTGAACTTTCAGGAGCTTCCCCTGGCTGGGGTGTAACTGATGGTGGTGTTAATAGTTGTTCTGGTGGCGGTAGCGGTTGGGTAGTTGCTGGGGGTTGTGGTGTTGGCTGTGAGGGGGGAATAATGTCCTGTGGCGGAATTTGTGGTATTCCTGGCGGTATAGCAGGAACTTGAGCTAATAGACATTCTTGACAGTCATTTACAGTCTTCAGCTTGTTTGTATCTATGGATGTTTGCGCTACAACTGGCGTGACTAGCCAGACAGG harbors:
- a CDS encoding ShlB/FhaC/HecB family hemolysin secretion/activation protein, whose translation is MRASKKNIKIWMRSLPTVLAPVWLVTPVVAQTSIDTNKLKTVNDCQECLLAQVPAIPPGIPQIPPQDIIPPSQPTPQPPATTQPLPPPEQLLTPPSVTPQPGEAPESSVPGTLTVKSFEFTGNTVISSQELATVTAPFTNRPISFAELLQARSAVTQLYIDKGYVTSGALIPTQTLTEGVVTIQVVEGSLESINITGTRRLQPNYVRSRIAIATQKALNVPRLLEALRLLQLDPLIASISAELAAGSTPGTSLLTIKVQEADTFKTQANLDNSRSPSVGSFRRGGQIREANLLGLGDAINLEYSNTDGSNAYDFAYTLPLNPRNGSLRLNYGNTSSNVIEPPFDEIDIEASSRYFDLTFRQPISQTPSEEFALGLTGSRRETDTSLLDRPFPLSAGADEQGRTRVSAVRFFQEWTQRGSTQVISARSQFSLGVGAFNATINKEAPDSRFLSWRGQAQWVRLLAPDTLFLVRGDLQLADRALMPIEQIGLGGQESIRGYRQDVLLSDNGAFASAELRIPILKISQRVNSDTPRYQGVLQLTPFVDLARAWNSKGTNPDPNTLASVGMGLLWQQGDRLTLRLDWGIPLVKVDSRPRTWQENGLYFSIIYNP
- a CDS encoding CHAT domain-containing protein, whose protein sequence is MNYSAVLMGLLLSGLTLSNIHPAIAQVPTATNVGNVSANFDSLVQQGRNFYEFGKFLEAANAWKEAASAFAQAGDQLNQAMVLSNLSLAYQQLGQWSDAENAIASSLKLLGNPTNQNDYLKVLAQALNNQGSLQLAKGQAEQAVTTWVQAAKTYQQAGDQLGTIRAKINQSQAFLVLGLYRRALDTLQDVNKSLQSLPDSRIKAAGMRSLGNSFRLVGNLDQSKQILQQSLAVAERLRSPEDIAEALFSLGNTARAQQDNQAALAYYQQTINTSTSSITPLQAQLNQLSLLIQTQQISAATALSSSVQQSITKLPPSRNVVDAKINLAQSLMKLADNQQTSARITQTKQNQQQTTDTWFQADQNTIPNRPNYREIAQLLATAVQQANSLDDPRAESYALGQLGTVYENTRQFSDAIKLTEQALLKAQSINAPDIAYRWQWQLGRLLKAQKDTKGAIASYTEAVNNLQSLRTDLVAINSNVQFSFRESVEPVYRELVGLLLQSQPGVQPSQENLIAARKVIESLQLAELANFFRENCLTAKPVQIDQVDKSAAVVYPIILEDSLEVVLSLPGKPLLHYSTQIPRQEVETTLDRMRKAVVTRSSRAYLSTGSKIYDWLVKPAVADLTKGQIKTLVFVLDGRFANVPMAALYDGKQFLLEKYAIALTPSLQLFDPKPLEEKKLQALIAGISQARQKFSALPNVTDELATISSEVPTKVLLNQDFTSTALKNQLSSSGFSIVHLATHGQFSSQADQTFLLTWDETFNVNELNSLLRSREQAGSGAIELLVLSACQTAAGDKRAALGLAGVAVRAGARSTLATLWFVSDEGTTELMTEFYRELDASVTKAEALRRAQLRLLKDPALNHPYYWAPYVMVGNWL